From a single Aliidongia dinghuensis genomic region:
- a CDS encoding GNAT family N-acetyltransferase — protein MLFTAPDLARRLEAAEALHVTRQIESYRRLRPGCTALAEPIAGGVAIASDAAFGRKLNHVVGAGLDRPLTPDDLDRVERLYDGMGLPTEIDLCPHADAGALTALATRGYRVNAFSNSYGRLLTAADLAPAAVPGVEVRRVEAAEAERFVATSVAGFSVQAHRRSADLLEVLARIALDRADTTLYLAFVDGTVAGSAGLAALETPEGPVAHLYIASTHPSQRGRGVQAALLNARLADARRMGLELASIGARPANTSARNAERAGFRLAFTKPTFARPPAV, from the coding sequence ATGCTGTTCACCGCCCCAGACCTCGCCCGCCGGCTCGAAGCCGCCGAGGCGCTGCACGTGACCCGGCAGATCGAGAGTTACCGTCGCCTTCGCCCGGGCTGCACGGCGCTGGCGGAGCCGATCGCCGGCGGCGTCGCCATCGCGAGCGACGCTGCGTTCGGCCGCAAGCTCAACCATGTTGTCGGCGCCGGCCTTGATCGGCCGCTCACCCCGGATGATCTCGACCGGGTCGAACGGCTCTACGACGGCATGGGCCTGCCGACGGAGATCGACCTCTGCCCCCATGCCGACGCGGGCGCGCTTACGGCGCTGGCCACGCGCGGCTATCGGGTCAACGCCTTCTCGAACAGCTACGGGCGGCTTCTGACCGCCGCGGACCTGGCGCCCGCGGCGGTGCCCGGCGTCGAAGTGCGCCGGGTCGAGGCGGCGGAGGCCGAACGGTTCGTTGCAACCTCAGTCGCCGGCTTCTCGGTCCAGGCCCACCGCCGGTCGGCCGACCTCTTGGAAGTCCTGGCCCGCATCGCGCTCGATCGCGCCGATACGACCCTCTACCTGGCGTTCGTCGACGGCACGGTCGCGGGTTCGGCTGGCCTGGCTGCGTTGGAGACGCCAGAAGGCCCGGTCGCCCATCTCTATATCGCGAGCACCCATCCGAGCCAGAGAGGCCGCGGCGTGCAGGCGGCCTTGCTCAATGCCAGACTCGCCGACGCCCGGCGCATGGGGCTGGAACTCGCCAGCATCGGGGCACGCCCGGCCAACACCAGCGCCCGCAACGCGGAGCGCGCCGGCTTCCGGCTCGCCTTCACCAAACCGACCTTCGCGAGACCGCCGGCCGTTTGA
- a CDS encoding ATP-binding protein → MFSPVLALAAALVLLGGIVVWNSYQGAISRAESTARTLATVLDENAARNLDDVDQRLRVIFDLATGDIGGRMGGADAVTSMIARLGDRPGLVRGFTVADDQGRPVFDQMGGNSVAALDVFAEQRDKPDLGLAIGVPTRRADGGWQLPISRGFRDADGRFLGVAIAYLDLMSFDRLYATLDLGDDGVVAVDRADGQLLWRHPMVDLATAPIYRLDGVAPGQSGHFETRSPIDGQPRIVGYVVDRTLPITVMVALSRSSALANWRQEAIISGLVAAALVGCLALLGWRLKQGMAERAKGFADLERHASALAVNSMQLDIARHLAHEAEERLRNALDALSEGFLLWDSEDRLVLCNDAAHRLDPDPGSKVEFGQSFPELLDDRIERGLIPAAVGREEEYRAARLAAHLSPGQPVEFETADGKILRVSERRTTEGGIVTLRSDVTAQRHMERALIEARQAAEAASRAKSEFLANMSHELRTPLNAVIGFAELIHGEMLGGDSAAYSRYREYAGDIRDSGSHLLGLINDILDFSKTEAGELHLIQDPVDLREVVESAVRMLAPRAERAGILLNTRVPPNLPLVMGDGMRLRQVLLNLMSNAIKYTPTAGHVSVSVEATETGVQLKVVDTGIGIAPEDMSTVLEPFRQVDNDLNRRNPGTGLGLPLTKRLVELHQGVLELESALGRGTTAVVRLPAAHENLNQQLAAAS, encoded by the coding sequence TGTGGTGTGGAACTCCTATCAGGGCGCGATCAGCAGGGCGGAAAGCACCGCTCGGACGCTCGCCACCGTCCTCGATGAAAATGCCGCCCGCAACCTGGACGATGTCGACCAGCGCCTGCGGGTGATCTTCGACCTCGCGACCGGCGACATCGGCGGGCGCATGGGCGGCGCCGATGCGGTCACGAGCATGATCGCACGGCTCGGCGATCGGCCGGGCCTCGTCCGCGGCTTCACGGTGGCCGACGACCAGGGGCGGCCGGTGTTCGACCAGATGGGCGGCAACTCGGTCGCAGCACTCGACGTCTTCGCCGAGCAGCGGGACAAGCCCGACCTGGGCCTCGCCATCGGCGTGCCGACCCGGCGCGCGGACGGCGGCTGGCAATTGCCGATCAGCCGCGGCTTCCGCGACGCGGACGGGCGCTTCCTCGGCGTCGCCATCGCCTATCTCGACCTCATGAGCTTCGACCGGCTTTACGCCACGCTCGACCTGGGCGACGACGGCGTGGTGGCGGTCGACCGGGCCGATGGCCAATTGCTCTGGCGCCACCCGATGGTCGATCTCGCGACGGCGCCGATCTATCGGCTCGACGGGGTGGCACCGGGGCAGAGCGGCCATTTCGAAACCCGTTCGCCGATCGACGGGCAGCCGCGGATCGTCGGCTACGTCGTCGACCGCACGCTGCCGATCACGGTCATGGTGGCTCTCAGCCGATCCTCGGCGCTCGCGAACTGGCGGCAGGAGGCCATCATCTCCGGCCTCGTCGCGGCGGCGCTCGTCGGCTGCCTCGCGCTGCTCGGCTGGCGTCTCAAGCAGGGGATGGCGGAGCGCGCCAAGGGTTTCGCCGATCTCGAGCGCCATGCCTCGGCGCTCGCCGTCAACAGCATGCAGCTCGACATCGCCCGCCATCTGGCCCACGAAGCCGAGGAACGGCTGCGCAACGCGCTCGACGCGCTCAGCGAGGGCTTCCTTCTATGGGACTCCGAGGACCGCCTGGTGCTGTGCAACGACGCGGCACACCGGCTCGACCCCGACCCGGGCAGCAAGGTCGAGTTCGGCCAGTCCTTCCCGGAGCTGCTCGACGACCGGATCGAACGCGGCCTCATCCCGGCCGCGGTCGGGCGCGAGGAGGAATATCGCGCCGCACGGCTTGCGGCCCATCTCTCGCCTGGCCAGCCGGTCGAGTTCGAGACTGCCGACGGCAAGATCCTGCGCGTCTCCGAGCGCCGGACGACCGAGGGCGGCATCGTCACGCTGCGCAGCGACGTGACCGCCCAGCGGCATATGGAGCGCGCGCTGATCGAGGCGCGCCAGGCGGCCGAGGCGGCAAGCCGCGCCAAGTCCGAGTTCCTCGCCAACATGAGCCACGAGCTCCGGACGCCGTTGAACGCCGTCATCGGCTTCGCCGAGCTCATCCACGGCGAGATGCTGGGCGGCGACAGTGCCGCCTACAGCCGCTATCGCGAATATGCCGGCGATATCCGCGACAGCGGCAGCCATCTCCTGGGCCTGATCAACGACATTCTCGATTTCTCGAAGACCGAGGCCGGCGAACTGCACCTCATTCAGGACCCGGTCGATCTCCGCGAAGTGGTCGAAAGCGCGGTCCGGATGCTGGCGCCGCGCGCCGAGCGCGCCGGCATCCTGCTCAACACCCGCGTGCCGCCGAACCTGCCGCTCGTCATGGGTGACGGCATGCGCTTGCGCCAGGTGCTGCTGAACCTGATGTCGAACGCGATCAAGTACACGCCGACGGCAGGCCATGTCTCGGTCTCGGTCGAGGCAACCGAGACCGGCGTGCAGCTCAAGGTGGTCGACACCGGCATCGGCATCGCGCCCGAGGACATGTCGACGGTGCTGGAGCCGTTCCGCCAAGTCGACAACGACCTCAACCGGCGCAACCCCGGCACCGGGCTCGGCCTGCCGCTGACCAAGCGGCTCGTCGAGCTGCACCAGGGCGTGCTCGAGCTCGAGAGCGCGCTCGGCCGCGGCACCACCGCGGTCGTGCGCCTGCCCGCTGCCCACGAAAACCTTAACCAGCAGCTCGCTGCCGCGAGCTAA
- a CDS encoding efflux RND transporter permease subunit, protein MKISHFFIERPIFAAVVSIFITIIGAVAYFALPVAQYPEIAPPTIVVTATYPGASADVVSDTVATPIEQQVNGVENMLYMVSQATGDGNVSITVTFKLGTDLNIAQVLVQNRVAIAQPRLPDTVQRLGVTVKKNSPDLMMVVHLSSPDASRDQLYISNYATLQVKDVLARVYGVGDVRIFGARDYSMRIWLDPDKVQSRNLTAGEVVQALQAQNVQVSAGVLNAPPTPNPGAFQLNVQTLGRLTDTRQFEDIIVKADTSGRVTRVRDIARVELGAQDYGSNSYLDERQAVALLIFQQPGTNALDTADHVIKTMEELSRSFPTGVKYDIVYNPTQVIAQSVEEVQKTIYEAVVLVVIVVILFLQTWRASLIPIVAIPVSLIGTFAVLAAFGYSLNNLSLFGLVLAVGIVVDDAIVVVENVERNLRLGMSPREAAIRSMDEVGGALVAIALVLSSVFIPAAFIPGISGQFFRQFAVTIAASTVISLLVSLTLSPALCAILFKPHVAHHEEHHSALARPLLAFFAGFNRVFDWLADRYGRLTGLLTRRGVVMLLIYAGLIGLTGVQFTRAPTGFIPDQDQGYLICVFQLPPGSSLSRTDAVVKQATKIILGTPGIAHAVVFAGFDGATFTNAPNAGAIFTPFKPFAERVAAGQSADSIQAELRKRLGAIQEAFTLVIQPPPVRGIGNAGGFKMMIQDKRGRGLQALEAATNEILGIANHTPGLVSVFTLFNNRTPRVYADIDRFKAEMLNVPTDKVFETLQVYLGSAYINDFNYLGRTYQVTAQADAPFRETIDEMANLKTRNGSGQMVPIGSVTTFRDITGAYRVPRYNLYPAAEVQGSLLPGYSTGYALAQMEKIAAEHLSDGFGYEWTELSYQEKLAGNSGILVFAASVLFVFLVLAAQYESWSLPLSVVLIVPMCLLAAVSGLLLRGISVNILAQVGFVVLVGLAAKNAILIVEFARQAEDEGMDRFQAAVAAARTRLRPILMTSFAFILGVVPLVVATGAGAEMRQSLGTAVFFGMLGVTSFGLIFTPIFYVVIRGLTGRRKAKAVAGAPAE, encoded by the coding sequence ATGAAGATCTCGCATTTCTTTATCGAACGGCCGATCTTCGCGGCGGTCGTCTCGATCTTCATTACGATCATCGGCGCCGTCGCCTATTTCGCGCTGCCGGTCGCGCAATATCCCGAGATCGCGCCGCCGACCATCGTCGTCACCGCGACCTATCCCGGCGCCTCCGCCGACGTCGTCTCTGACACAGTCGCCACACCGATCGAGCAGCAGGTCAACGGTGTGGAGAATATGCTCTACATGGTGAGCCAGGCGACCGGCGACGGCAACGTGTCGATCACGGTCACCTTCAAGCTCGGCACCGACCTCAACATTGCCCAGGTGCTGGTGCAGAACCGCGTCGCGATCGCCCAGCCGCGCCTGCCGGACACGGTGCAGCGCCTGGGTGTGACCGTGAAGAAGAACTCGCCCGACCTGATGATGGTCGTGCATTTGTCGTCGCCCGACGCCTCGCGCGACCAGCTCTATATCTCCAACTACGCGACGCTCCAGGTGAAGGACGTGCTGGCCCGCGTCTATGGCGTCGGCGACGTGCGCATCTTCGGCGCGCGCGATTACTCGATGCGTATCTGGCTCGACCCGGACAAGGTGCAGTCGCGCAACCTGACCGCAGGGGAGGTCGTGCAGGCGCTGCAGGCCCAGAACGTCCAGGTCTCGGCCGGCGTGCTGAACGCGCCGCCGACGCCGAATCCGGGCGCCTTCCAGCTCAACGTTCAGACTTTGGGCCGCCTGACCGATACGCGCCAATTCGAGGACATCATCGTCAAGGCCGACACGAGCGGCCGGGTCACCCGCGTGCGCGACATCGCGCGCGTCGAGCTGGGTGCTCAGGACTATGGCTCCAACAGCTATCTGGACGAGCGGCAGGCAGTGGCGCTGCTGATCTTCCAGCAGCCGGGCACCAACGCGCTCGACACCGCGGACCATGTCATCAAGACGATGGAGGAGCTGTCCAGGTCGTTCCCGACCGGGGTCAAGTACGACATCGTCTATAACCCGACCCAGGTCATTGCCCAGTCAGTCGAGGAGGTGCAGAAGACGATCTACGAGGCGGTCGTGCTGGTCGTGATCGTCGTCATTCTGTTTCTGCAGACCTGGCGCGCCTCGCTCATCCCGATCGTCGCCATCCCGGTATCGCTGATCGGCACCTTCGCGGTCCTGGCCGCGTTCGGCTATTCGCTCAACAACCTGTCGCTGTTCGGCCTGGTTCTGGCGGTTGGCATCGTGGTCGACGACGCGATCGTCGTGGTTGAGAACGTCGAGCGCAACCTGCGGCTCGGCATGTCGCCGCGCGAGGCGGCGATCCGGTCCATGGACGAGGTCGGCGGCGCGCTCGTCGCCATCGCGCTCGTGCTGAGCTCGGTGTTCATTCCGGCCGCGTTCATTCCCGGCATCTCCGGGCAATTCTTCCGGCAGTTCGCGGTCACGATCGCCGCATCGACGGTCATCTCACTCCTCGTCTCGCTGACCTTGAGCCCGGCGCTGTGCGCGATCCTGTTCAAGCCGCATGTGGCCCATCACGAGGAGCATCATTCGGCGCTGGCGCGCCCGCTGCTCGCGTTCTTCGCCGGGTTCAACCGGGTGTTCGACTGGCTGGCGGACCGCTATGGGCGGCTGACCGGGCTGCTGACCCGGCGCGGCGTCGTGATGCTGCTGATCTATGCCGGGCTGATCGGGCTCACCGGCGTCCAATTCACGCGCGCGCCCACCGGTTTCATCCCCGATCAGGACCAGGGCTATCTGATCTGCGTGTTCCAGCTGCCGCCAGGATCGTCGCTCTCCCGGACCGACGCGGTCGTGAAGCAGGCGACCAAGATCATTCTCGGGACCCCGGGCATCGCCCATGCGGTCGTGTTCGCGGGCTTCGACGGCGCCACCTTCACCAACGCGCCCAACGCCGGCGCCATCTTCACGCCGTTCAAGCCGTTTGCCGAACGCGTCGCGGCCGGCCAATCCGCAGACTCGATCCAGGCCGAACTCAGGAAGCGCCTCGGCGCCATCCAAGAGGCGTTCACGCTGGTGATCCAGCCGCCGCCAGTGCGCGGCATCGGCAATGCCGGCGGCTTCAAGATGATGATCCAGGACAAGCGCGGTCGCGGCCTGCAGGCGCTCGAGGCGGCGACCAACGAGATCCTGGGCATCGCGAACCACACACCCGGCCTGGTCAGTGTGTTCACACTCTTCAACAACCGGACCCCGCGCGTCTATGCCGACATCGACCGCTTCAAGGCCGAGATGTTGAACGTGCCGACTGACAAGGTGTTCGAGACGCTGCAGGTCTATCTGGGCTCGGCCTACATCAACGACTTCAACTATCTCGGCCGCACCTACCAGGTGACGGCCCAGGCCGATGCGCCGTTCCGAGAGACGATCGACGAGATGGCCAACCTGAAGACCCGCAACGGCTCGGGCCAGATGGTGCCGATCGGGTCGGTAACGACCTTCCGCGACATTACCGGCGCCTATCGCGTGCCGCGCTACAATCTCTATCCCGCGGCCGAGGTGCAAGGTTCGCTGCTGCCTGGCTACTCGACCGGCTATGCGCTGGCCCAGATGGAGAAGATCGCGGCCGAGCACCTGTCGGACGGGTTCGGCTATGAATGGACTGAGCTCAGCTATCAGGAAAAGCTCGCCGGCAATTCCGGCATCCTGGTGTTCGCGGCCTCGGTGCTGTTCGTGTTCCTGGTGCTGGCGGCACAGTACGAGAGCTGGTCGCTGCCGCTGTCGGTGGTGCTGATCGTACCCATGTGCCTGCTGGCCGCGGTGTCCGGCCTGCTCTTGCGCGGCATTTCAGTCAATATCCTGGCCCAGGTCGGCTTCGTCGTGCTGGTCGGCCTTGCGGCCAAGAACGCGATCCTGATCGTCGAGTTCGCCCGGCAGGCGGAGGACGAGGGGATGGACCGCTTCCAGGCGGCGGTTGCGGCGGCGCGCACGCGCCTCCGGCCGATCCTGATGACCTCGTTCGCATTCATCCTCGGCGTCGTGCCGCTGGTGGTCGCGACCGGCGCCGGCGCCGAGATGCGCCAGTCGCTCGGCACCGCCGTGTTCTTCGGCATGCTGGGCGTGACCAGCTTCGGCCTGATCTTCACGCCGATCTTTTACGTGGTCATCCGCGGCCTGACCGGCCGCCGGAAGGCGAAGGCGGTGGCCGGGGCGCCCGCGGAGTGA
- a CDS encoding efflux RND transporter periplasmic adaptor subunit, giving the protein MSPQSPLSPRKIRAARWRRLTHFLLVGAGLAAVSGACVLLLGHPTQQAVAQAAPAAPPPVTVSPPLQKEVTEWDEYTGQFAAVDYVEIRARVSGYLTEIHFTDGQIVNKGDLLFVIDPRPYEIELQQGQAQLTTAEATLELANRELARAASLREKDFVAQSTYDQRLQTMKSAAASVETGKAAVRQAQLDLEFSHITAPVSGRISQHLVSIGNLVSGGATGTPTLLTTIVSLDPIYLNFDMSEAQYLAYERASAAGKLKSNRDKGVPAFVRLTDEKDWVHEGILNFVDNQVDRGAGTIRARGIFPNPNLFLTPGQFGRVRIPGSEPYQAMLVPDAAVVTDQSSKLLMTVNADGTVVPKLVRLGPTIDGLRVVRSGIDPGDRVVIDGLVRARPGNKVTPQPGEIKTVATAR; this is encoded by the coding sequence GTGTCGCCGCAATCGCCGCTTTCGCCCCGGAAAATCCGCGCCGCCCGTTGGCGCCGTCTCACCCATTTCCTGCTCGTAGGCGCCGGCCTCGCGGCGGTGAGCGGCGCCTGCGTCCTGCTCCTGGGCCATCCCACGCAGCAGGCGGTGGCGCAGGCGGCACCCGCGGCCCCGCCGCCGGTCACCGTCAGCCCGCCCCTGCAGAAGGAAGTGACGGAGTGGGATGAATATACCGGGCAGTTTGCGGCCGTGGACTATGTCGAGATCCGCGCCCGCGTCTCGGGCTACCTGACCGAGATCCATTTCACCGACGGCCAGATCGTCAACAAGGGCGACTTGCTTTTCGTGATCGACCCGCGGCCCTACGAGATCGAGCTGCAGCAGGGCCAGGCCCAGCTCACGACCGCCGAGGCGACGCTCGAGCTCGCCAACCGCGAGCTCGCCCGTGCCGCGTCGCTGCGCGAGAAGGATTTCGTGGCACAGTCGACCTATGACCAGCGCCTGCAGACCATGAAGTCGGCGGCGGCGTCGGTCGAGACCGGCAAGGCGGCGGTCCGCCAGGCCCAGCTCGACCTGGAATTCAGCCATATCACGGCGCCGGTCTCCGGCCGCATCAGCCAGCATCTGGTCTCGATCGGCAACCTGGTGAGCGGCGGGGCGACCGGCACGCCGACGCTGCTCACGACGATCGTCTCGCTCGACCCGATCTACCTCAATTTCGACATGAGCGAGGCGCAGTACCTGGCCTACGAACGCGCGTCGGCGGCCGGCAAGCTGAAGTCGAACCGCGACAAGGGCGTGCCGGCGTTCGTACGGCTGACCGATGAGAAGGATTGGGTGCACGAAGGCATCCTGAACTTCGTCGACAACCAGGTCGACCGCGGTGCCGGCACGATCCGGGCGCGCGGCATCTTCCCGAATCCGAACTTGTTCCTGACGCCGGGTCAGTTCGGCCGGGTGCGTATTCCGGGCTCGGAGCCGTACCAGGCGATGCTGGTGCCGGACGCGGCCGTGGTCACGGACCAGTCCTCGAAGCTGCTGATGACGGTCAATGCCGACGGCACGGTGGTGCCGAAGCTCGTGCGGCTCGGCCCCACGATCGACGGGCTGCGCGTCGTCCGGTCCGGCATCGATCCGGGCGACCGGGTCGTGATCGACGGGCTGGTGCGGGCTCGTCCCGGCAACAAGGTCACGCCACAGCCCGGCGAGATCAAGACCGTCGCGACGGCACGCTGA